From the Cyclopterus lumpus isolate fCycLum1 chromosome 25, fCycLum1.pri, whole genome shotgun sequence genome, one window contains:
- the depdc1b gene encoding DEP domain-containing protein 1B: protein MDGKVIGPGPYRATKLWNETIKLFRGGMPLRRHWAHFRYYECSFTGSEAVDYLHELLRRNYNFGPEVTRYQTLQLLRKFLKAHVVEDIKGRHGTEDFVDNGHLYRFPTSSPLKSFPTRPLLRDSSDLPRLIRWDDYEELPQRENIAPLKSSVMTSDLWNKRHSVAIGDVNECKLIRRKEITPKQVDHIWKTMTVAHLQSVLGLQSLDGVLNPAHVNGKHIVHNVFSVNKTGIVVLENKAEDMPYWVASAMKCLANWPNGNESKQPLYPGFERDVLRTVADYFQRLKEPLLTFHLYEVFVNILSLLHEQQEAAEALQVSCLLLPPPNRRRLQLLMRLMARVCQNPHLPPLNDAIATRTLMVQMFSHCVLGSVDEMDLDELLATKLVIFMMEHHNTIFQVPSKLRCQVEEHLSHLKRVQIKYAGSETDFSASPAFCKQISRVECEERTVIGTQTPLQALLEGLIADKELPAKDKRKRLKQFQRSYPEVYRSRFPTEESKAAVVPEKTPRLKPHLMFFNLKKPFQPFQRSWSFRA, encoded by the exons ATGGACGGTAAAGTCATTGGACCGGGTCCGTACAGAGCGACCAAGCTG TGGAATGAAACCATTAAACTCTTCCGCGGAGGCATGCCACTGAGAAGGCACTGGGCGCACTTCCGCTACTATGAGTGCAGTTTCACGGGATCCGAGGCGGTGGATTATCTGCACGAGCTGCTGAGGCGCAACTACAACTTTGGGCCCGAGGTGACGCGCTACCAGACTCTGCAGCTGCTCAGGAAGTTCCTCAAGGCCCACGTCGTTGAAGACATCAAAGGACGCCATGGGACCGAGGACTTTGTAGACAACGGGCACCTGTACAG GTTCCCCACCTCGTCCCCGCTGAAGTCTTTTCCAACGAGGCCTCTGTTAAGAGACAGCAGTGACCTTCCTCGACTCATTCGCTGGGACGACTATGAAGAATTGCCTCAGAGGGAAAACATTGCACCCCTGAAGTCATCCGTCATG ACCTCGGATTTGTGGAATAAAAGGCACAGTGTTGCCATCGGGGATGTGAATGAGTGCAAGCTCATACGACGGAAGGAGATCACTCCAAAGCAAGTGGACCACATCTGGAAAACAATGACAGTCGCACA TTTACAGAGCGTGCTGGGCCTGCAGTCCTTGGACGGAGTTTTAAACCCCGCGCATGTCAACGGCAAGCACATTGTTCACAATGTGTTCAGCGTAAATAAGACGGGCATCGTCGTGTTGGAGAACAAAGCCG AGGACATGCCTTATTGGGTGGCTTCAGCAATGAAATGCCTCGCCAATT GGCCTAATGGCAATGAGAGCAAACAGCCACTGTACCCGGGTTTCGAGAGGGATGTTCTGAGAACTGTAGCGGATTATTTTCAGAGGCTCAAAGAACCCCTGCTGACTTTCCATCTCTATGAAGTCTTTGTCAACATCCTCA GTCTGCTGCACGAGCAGCAAGAAGCCGCAGAGGCTCTTCAAGTCAGCTGCCTCCTGCTGCCGCCGCCCAACCGGAGACGCCTCCAGCTGTTGATGCGTCTCATGGCGCGGGTCTGCCAGAACCCCCACCTGCCGCCACTCAATGACGCCATTGCTACCCGCACACTG ATGGTGCAGATGTTCTCTCACTGCGTCCTGGGCTCAGTGGATGAGATGGACTTGGATGAGCTGCTTGCCACCAAACTGGTGATCTTCATGATGGAGCACCACAACACCATCTTCCAAGTTCCTTCCAAGCTGCGTTGCCAGGTCGAGGAGCACCTGTCCCACCTCAAAAGAGTTCAA ATCAAATACGCAGGTTCAGAAACCGACTTCAGTGCATCTCCAGCTTTCTGTAAACAGATCAGCCGGGTGGAGTGTGAGGAGCGGACGGTGATCGGAACCCAGACCCCTCTGCAGGCGCTGCTGGAAGGCCTGATTGCAGACAAAGAACTCCCCGCCAAGGACAAGAGGAAACGGCTGAAACAG TTCCAGAGGTCGTACCCAGAAGTCTACCGCAGTCGATTTCCCACCGAGGAGAGCAAAGCTGCCGTCGTGCCTGAGAAAACCCCCCGGCTCAAACCTCACCTCATGTTCTTCAACCTCAAGAAACCCTTCCAGCCCTTTcagaggagctggagcttcAGGGCGTGA